From Fibrobacter sp. UWB5, the proteins below share one genomic window:
- a CDS encoding RluA family pseudouridine synthase, protein MITRVIDRNFANMRLDRFLRKAFPDESLSVFFAVIRKKKVRVNGVVGKANQMLQEGDTVCIYENFKSVDADSQGATNVIQFPASQNEGDKPSTGFAKAKSTWGKATSPAEKQSGWGAKELDLIIQTEDYVIVNKPSGLASQPGSGTRPGESLVEYLWEWGRREGLDFKPTIAHRLDQETSGMIIAALHGDTLRELTRMIREHEVDKFYFALVKGNLKKDKGTINETLTRTDAAKGSKMKVGETGKDAQKAITHYRVKQHYEGYDLVKIKLETGRMHQIRAHFASIGHPLLGDTRYGDFALNREVKKMLGLNRLFLHSCRLEFTWQGDKKVFDCPLPKELQSVINQLKPIRHEHR, encoded by the coding sequence ATGATTACCCGAGTCATTGACCGCAATTTTGCCAACATGCGCCTCGACCGTTTTTTGCGCAAGGCATTTCCCGACGAATCGCTGTCGGTCTTTTTCGCCGTCATCCGCAAAAAGAAAGTCCGTGTGAATGGCGTCGTAGGCAAGGCAAATCAAATGTTGCAGGAAGGCGACACCGTCTGCATCTACGAAAACTTCAAAAGCGTCGATGCGGATTCCCAGGGCGCAACCAATGTCATCCAGTTTCCCGCCAGCCAAAACGAAGGCGATAAGCCCAGCACCGGTTTTGCAAAAGCAAAATCCACCTGGGGCAAGGCCACCTCCCCCGCCGAGAAGCAGTCTGGCTGGGGCGCCAAGGAACTCGACCTCATTATACAAACCGAAGACTACGTTATCGTCAACAAGCCCTCGGGACTCGCAAGCCAACCGGGCTCCGGCACTCGCCCCGGCGAGAGCCTCGTAGAATACCTGTGGGAATGGGGCCGCCGCGAAGGGCTCGACTTCAAGCCCACTATCGCCCACCGCCTCGACCAAGAAACCTCGGGCATGATCATTGCCGCCCTCCACGGCGACACGCTCCGTGAACTCACGCGCATGATTCGCGAACACGAAGTTGACAAATTCTATTTTGCCCTCGTCAAGGGGAATCTCAAAAAAGACAAGGGGACCATCAACGAGACGCTCACCCGCACCGACGCCGCCAAGGGCTCTAAAATGAAGGTCGGCGAAACCGGCAAGGACGCACAAAAGGCAATCACCCACTACCGCGTCAAGCAGCATTACGAAGGCTACGACCTAGTAAAAATCAAGCTCGAAACAGGCCGCATGCACCAAATCCGCGCGCATTTTGCAAGCATCGGGCATCCGCTCCTCGGCGACACACGCTACGGTGACTTTGCCCTCAACCGCGAAGTCAAAAAAATGCTCGGGCTCAACCGATTGTTCCTGCACAGTTGCCGACTGGAATTCACATGGCAAGGCGACAAGAAAGTTTTTGATTGCCCGCTGCCCAAGGAACTGCAATCGGTCATCAACCAGCTAAAGCCAATCCGCCACGAACACCGATAA
- a CDS encoding NAD(P)/FAD-dependent oxidoreductase: MFTYRYRELSVALAKKGKYREALAKELRLHPEEIFNLQVERFSLDSRRKGDPKWSYNVIFDLKREVRATGNHAKGLVAATRDKESLETDPQKSSVAMPGHVDVIGAGPSGLWATLHLLRKGFAVDLYEQGKCVEERFRDIRRFFVDRNFNAYSNVLYGEGGAGAFSDGKLNTRTRNLFVEQVLHDMVDFGVDESVVTFAKPHIGTDRLVLLLRELRAEIAKLGGKIHFSTALEDIEIKDGRIAAIQLRDVSTPNSQANWKPCEALVLAVGHSARSIYEMLHARGVTLESKAFAMGVRVEHPQALINMRQLGLNVDTKLTGSAEYFLATPTLNKSSSAYSFCMCPGGVLVPCASEPGTLATNGMSYSRRNGPFANGAIAVPIAASDKLFGGLEFQRKIESDAYAVGGKSYAAPAQTIKAFLAHREDKSLPKSTYPCGLVQSNLWDWMDKTICKSLAEGFQNFDKKIPGFIEEGLIVAPETRTSSPLRMSRNNETLESVNTKGLFVLGEGAGYSGGIVTSAADGVRLAHYAKKESL, encoded by the coding sequence ATGTTCACCTACCGTTACAGAGAACTAAGCGTTGCGCTTGCCAAGAAAGGCAAGTACCGCGAGGCTTTGGCCAAGGAACTCCGCCTGCACCCCGAAGAAATCTTCAATTTGCAGGTGGAGCGATTTTCGTTGGATAGCCGTCGCAAAGGAGACCCCAAGTGGTCTTACAACGTGATTTTTGACTTAAAACGTGAAGTCCGTGCCACCGGAAATCACGCCAAGGGGCTTGTAGCGGCGACACGTGACAAAGAAAGTTTAGAGACCGACCCGCAGAAAAGCAGCGTCGCGATGCCCGGCCATGTGGATGTCATTGGCGCAGGCCCGAGTGGACTTTGGGCAACCTTGCATTTGTTGCGGAAAGGTTTTGCCGTCGATTTGTACGAACAGGGCAAATGCGTGGAAGAGCGTTTCCGCGATATTCGCCGATTCTTTGTTGACCGGAATTTTAACGCCTACAGCAACGTGCTTTATGGCGAAGGCGGTGCGGGGGCATTCAGTGACGGAAAGCTTAACACCCGCACCCGGAACCTGTTCGTGGAACAGGTTCTACACGACATGGTCGACTTTGGAGTCGACGAATCGGTCGTGACCTTCGCCAAGCCGCATATCGGCACGGACCGTCTGGTTTTATTGCTGCGTGAGCTGCGCGCCGAAATTGCAAAGCTTGGCGGCAAGATTCATTTTAGCACCGCCCTTGAAGACATCGAGATTAAGGATGGTCGCATTGCGGCGATCCAGCTGCGAGACGTTTCAACGCCCAATTCTCAGGCAAATTGGAAACCCTGCGAAGCCTTGGTGCTCGCCGTCGGGCATTCCGCCCGGAGCATTTACGAAATGCTCCACGCCCGTGGCGTCACGCTCGAAAGCAAGGCTTTTGCCATGGGCGTGCGCGTCGAACACCCACAAGCGCTCATCAACATGCGCCAGCTGGGCCTGAATGTAGACACCAAGCTCACGGGTTCCGCCGAATATTTCCTCGCCACCCCGACACTGAACAAATCGAGCAGCGCCTACAGTTTCTGCATGTGCCCGGGTGGCGTTCTGGTACCTTGCGCCTCGGAGCCCGGGACCCTTGCCACCAACGGCATGAGTTACAGCCGCCGCAACGGTCCCTTTGCCAACGGCGCCATCGCCGTGCCCATTGCCGCAAGCGACAAGCTCTTTGGCGGTCTTGAATTCCAGCGCAAAATCGAAAGCGACGCCTACGCGGTCGGCGGCAAGAGTTACGCCGCTCCGGCCCAAACCATCAAGGCGTTCCTCGCCCACCGCGAAGACAAATCGCTCCCGAAATCCACCTACCCCTGCGGGCTTGTACAAAGCAATCTCTGGGACTGGATGGACAAAACCATTTGCAAGAGCCTCGCCGAAGGATTCCAGAATTTTGACAAGAAGATTCCCGGATTCATCGAAGAAGGCCTGATTGTCGCCCCCGAAACCCGCACCAGCAGCCCACTGCGCATGAGTCGCAACAACGAGACGCTTGAAAGCGTGAATACCAAAGGCCTGTTTGTGCTCGGCGAAGGCGCCGGATATTCCGGCGGAATCGTCACTAGCGCCGCCGACGGCGTGCGACTCGCCCACTACGCGAAAAAGGAAAGCTTATGA
- a CDS encoding right-handed parallel beta-helix repeat-containing protein: MKNISLFSIIALTTALAYAQEPATPVQGTPLSGNVHGFIRVEQSPYLVTENLTVEENQVLVIEPGVKLQFAPGTGLYVKGQFVVAGTSESEVEFVSAASDSKNGSWKGIFITGKEQSEIRNANISGAENGIAVENSSATIQSSKIANTSSRGVYAKNSKVSISGCLFEKNDGAAVHTDSYSDMNISDVKFDGNKVALYNAQLAITNVQSSNFENNSYAVLDMGNSQLTFDNTQVSKNAVGASAGDVLEKDVIESINGNETDFNKDYDGVAQALPASPEIPGVESRAVNANDKIGDLLAQKEEEEDAKAPKAWSVMGSVMVNNYYHKVLMRKDHNGDRYQNIFQVPGFGTEASVYLLMQSPDGKSIEFNGDYTGDQWNQFSPTPVTLTYTDSYNKLILGDFTKTAGETYMASLPLFGAGYTLSLLRNNVNQPLLELSGFFGENRKPYLIGERHPYIYKNYIDEGEAQAQRLAYGGSIKWSPLRRFDATIGAIYADDEIHDPLLRDGGSSSSITSEPLQKSFTVFADGNWLFYPGDIELNGQIAVGRADTADVYRERAINKVFTEAGINTASMTMLRQLMANENKINSLSSAQLEEIFGGNTTLNRSEMRDSLRTLIREAKSLKKEYDSDRDDDRVLGLNWGSQNFAIGASLFWNIYKTTISGHLKYVGEDYYSAGSPDQLSDTREFGGNIEQIITKFWTLNFGYLLNIENAANGDKTNLLGLGEGTRWGLFNDSDSKWFEEHELDYGRTKYIQNWSLGNDFKIGKNVDVSVGYNLEYRTQYRPNQIHVDPILKDGIYKDGWFAPRQGRTTTEIVDGEITAVLDSARWAEYMNLSDEDYLASKFQERIYKNTWALDLTVRGFSTIFKAGGRWILRSDDSKFYKDALISGMDLSNTTWAKLGYYFGGADYFEHAYPLSATTTLKRVQNRFGFTPRFKNYERNDMTEREFTVNDELEISFLKRFLVLGLSGELRYMTIDWEEDGISEDETETDVLGNVNLRVNHTKRLSTDWYTGTALYYRPDNLSDEYKDIYAGIRVNYVF, translated from the coding sequence ATGAAAAACATTTCTCTTTTTTCGATTATCGCCCTGACCACCGCTCTGGCTTACGCCCAAGAACCGGCAACCCCAGTTCAAGGCACCCCGCTCAGCGGCAACGTTCACGGATTTATCAGGGTAGAACAGTCCCCGTATCTGGTAACAGAAAACCTGACTGTCGAAGAAAACCAAGTGCTCGTGATTGAACCGGGAGTCAAGTTGCAGTTTGCTCCAGGCACCGGCCTTTATGTCAAGGGACAGTTTGTCGTCGCCGGTACAAGCGAAAGCGAGGTCGAATTCGTCTCGGCAGCAAGCGATTCCAAGAACGGCAGCTGGAAAGGCATCTTTATTACCGGTAAAGAACAGTCCGAAATCAGAAACGCCAATATTAGCGGCGCAGAAAATGGTATCGCAGTCGAAAATAGTTCCGCGACCATTCAATCCAGCAAGATTGCGAACACTTCGAGCCGTGGCGTCTACGCCAAAAACTCGAAAGTTTCTATCAGCGGATGCCTTTTCGAAAAGAATGACGGTGCTGCAGTCCATACCGACAGCTACAGCGACATGAATATCAGCGACGTGAAGTTCGACGGCAACAAGGTCGCCCTTTACAACGCTCAGCTCGCCATTACGAACGTTCAATCTTCCAACTTCGAAAACAACTCCTACGCCGTTTTGGACATGGGCAACAGCCAATTGACCTTTGACAACACCCAAGTCAGCAAGAACGCCGTGGGCGCAAGCGCCGGTGACGTTCTTGAAAAGGACGTTATCGAAAGCATTAACGGAAACGAGACCGACTTTAACAAGGATTACGACGGCGTTGCACAGGCCCTGCCCGCAAGCCCTGAAATTCCGGGCGTCGAAAGCCGCGCCGTCAACGCAAACGATAAAATTGGCGACCTGCTCGCCCAAAAAGAAGAAGAGGAAGACGCCAAAGCCCCGAAGGCCTGGAGCGTCATGGGTAGCGTGATGGTAAACAACTACTACCACAAAGTCCTTATGCGCAAAGACCATAACGGAGATCGCTACCAGAACATTTTCCAGGTTCCCGGATTCGGTACCGAAGCAAGCGTTTACTTGTTGATGCAGTCTCCGGACGGCAAGTCCATTGAATTCAATGGCGACTATACCGGCGACCAGTGGAACCAATTCTCTCCGACCCCGGTTACCTTGACTTACACCGACAGCTACAACAAGCTTATCTTGGGCGACTTTACCAAGACCGCCGGCGAAACCTACATGGCAAGCCTCCCCCTCTTCGGTGCGGGCTACACGCTTTCGCTCCTCAGGAACAACGTGAACCAGCCTTTGCTGGAATTGAGCGGATTCTTCGGCGAAAACCGCAAGCCCTACTTGATTGGCGAACGCCACCCCTACATCTACAAGAATTACATTGACGAGGGCGAAGCACAGGCACAGCGCCTTGCTTACGGCGGATCTATCAAGTGGTCTCCGCTGCGCCGTTTTGATGCAACTATTGGCGCCATTTATGCCGACGACGAAATTCACGACCCGCTGTTACGCGATGGCGGAAGCAGCAGTTCCATTACAAGCGAACCCTTGCAAAAGTCCTTTACCGTATTCGCCGATGGAAACTGGTTGTTCTACCCCGGCGACATCGAACTGAACGGTCAGATTGCCGTCGGCCGCGCCGACACCGCAGACGTTTACAGGGAACGCGCCATCAACAAGGTGTTTACCGAAGCCGGAATCAACACAGCATCGATGACAATGCTCCGCCAGCTCATGGCCAACGAAAACAAGATCAATTCGCTTTCGTCTGCCCAACTCGAAGAAATCTTCGGAGGCAACACGACGCTTAACCGCAGCGAAATGCGCGATTCCTTGCGCACCCTCATTCGCGAAGCCAAGAGCCTGAAAAAGGAATACGACAGCGACCGCGATGATGACCGCGTTCTCGGCCTCAACTGGGGCAGCCAGAATTTCGCCATCGGAGCCTCGCTCTTCTGGAACATTTACAAGACCACGATTTCGGGCCACTTGAAATACGTGGGCGAAGACTACTACAGCGCCGGATCTCCGGACCAGCTCTCCGACACGCGTGAATTCGGCGGCAACATCGAACAAATCATCACCAAGTTCTGGACTCTCAACTTTGGCTACTTGCTCAATATCGAAAACGCCGCCAATGGAGACAAGACAAACCTGCTTGGCCTTGGCGAAGGAACCCGCTGGGGTCTCTTCAACGACAGCGATTCCAAGTGGTTCGAAGAACACGAACTGGATTACGGCAGAACCAAGTACATTCAGAACTGGTCTTTGGGCAACGACTTCAAGATTGGCAAGAACGTAGACGTGAGTGTCGGTTACAATCTGGAATACCGCACGCAATACCGCCCCAACCAAATCCACGTCGACCCCATTCTGAAAGACGGAATTTATAAAGACGGATGGTTTGCACCTCGCCAGGGCAGAACTACGACCGAAATCGTTGACGGCGAAATAACCGCCGTGTTGGATTCCGCTCGCTGGGCCGAATACATGAATCTGTCCGACGAAGACTATCTCGCCTCTAAATTCCAGGAAAGAATCTACAAGAACACTTGGGCTTTGGACTTGACGGTTCGCGGCTTCAGCACCATCTTCAAGGCTGGCGGCCGTTGGATTCTCCGTAGCGACGATTCCAAGTTCTACAAGGACGCCTTGATTAGCGGCATGGATCTTTCCAACACCACTTGGGCCAAGCTGGGTTACTACTTTGGCGGTGCAGACTACTTTGAACACGCCTATCCGCTCTCCGCAACGACGACTCTGAAGCGCGTGCAGAACCGCTTCGGATTTACGCCGCGTTTCAAGAACTACGAACGCAACGACATGACCGAACGCGAATTTACGGTCAACGACGAACTTGAAATTTCGTTCCTGAAGCGTTTCTTGGTTCTGGGCCTTTCTGGAGAACTTCGTTATATGACCATTGACTGGGAAGAAGACGGCATTAGCGAAGACGAAACCGAAACGGATGTGTTGGGCAACGTGAATCTGCGCGTGAACCACACCAAGCGTCTGAGCACCGATTGGTACACGGGCACGGCCCTTTACTATCGTCCGGACAATTTGAGCGACGAATACAAGGATATTTACGCCGGCATCCGCGTGAACTACGTATTCTAA